The following nucleotide sequence is from Calditrichota bacterium.
CGAGAGTGGCGAAAATTTATTAGAACAAGCATTTGATCGCCTCACCGAGAAACAGTTGAAAGCGCTGAAGCTCAAAACAAAACTTTCATCGACAGGCATGAATGGGCTGAACTCGATGAAAAATCAGACGCCTATTCCCCGTCTTTAATTCTGCCAACGCCGTACCCTGATTCTTTTTGCAAAAATTGAATCATCAAATCTTTGATACTGCGGACTGCGTCGTTTGTTTCAATCAAGCGTTGATTGATTTCGCCAAACCTTTGATTCATATCATTTTTGAGTTCTTGAAATCTGTTATCGATTTCAGCAAATCGATGATTGATATCACCAAATCGATGGCTAATGTCATCGAAGCGGTTATTAACATCATCAAATCGGTTATTTAGATCATTAATACGAGCATTGTTAAAAAAGAAACCAACAACAAGCACCAACATCACTGGCAAGACAATTGTAAGAACTTGTGCCCATTCCATAAATTGCTCCTTGCATCAAGTGTAACTTTTGACGACTTAAAATTACAATAAATTTTGTCAAATGTCAAGCGAAAATGCGAATTTTGCTGAAATTTGTTTTGAAATTATTGTGCGCAACAAATACGTCAATTGTTTGCAGAAAAATATTACAAAATCTGTTGTAACTTTTTGCATTTGAGTTTCGTTTTATATATAACGATGAAAAGAATAAAATTTGAAAAATATGTTTCTCAGTACAAAGATCTCGTTTATACCCAGGCGTATTATTTTACGGGAAATTCGGCTGACGCTCAGGATATTGCACAGGAAGCGCTGGTGAAACTGTGGCGTCATTTTGGAAATTTGTCGAAGAAAAGCGTCAAGAGTTGGCTTACGAAAGTGACGCGGAATCTTTGTATTGATTACAGCCGGAAGCGGCGAGAGATGGTGATGGATCAGATTTCCCAACATGCGGAAGGCGAACATTTTCAGTCGCAGAATCCCGCAGAGCCGTCGCGGCCTGATGACGAGTTGGAGCTTGCTGACTTGCAGAGTCATTTAAAATCAGCGATTGGCAAATTGCCGGAAAAAATTCGCGAGACCATCATTTTGCGGGAAATCCAGGGATTTTCGTACGAGGAAATCGCTGATGCGCTGAATATTCCGCTCAATTCGGTGAAAGTCTATTTGCACCGTGGAAGGAAGTTATTAGCAAAATTTTTGAAACCAATTTACGAGGATTAGAGGATGGATTGTCAGACGTGCACAAATTTAATTGATGAATATTTTGACCGGCGGCTATCGCGCAAGACGCGCAAAAAAATCGAGCGTCATCTGGCGATTTGTTCGGAGTGTCGTTCCGATTATCGGAACTATGAGAAATTATTTGAAGATTTGAAAAACCTTGGCCCAGCATCCTGCCCGCAGGAAGTGATTCAGTCGGTCAACGAAATCATTGGCTTTGACAAAGAAGAAAAGACGTCAACGAAATTTTTCGCCGGGCTGTGGCTTCGAGTTTCAATTTTACATCGTCCGCTTCGCTTCGCAGGAGCCTTTATCGTTTTCATCGTCGTCGGTGCGCTTCTTTTTTCTCAATGGCACAAACCCGAGCCTAATTTACGCGAACAATATTCGCAGGCAGAGATTGAACAGGCGGCGAATCAGGTAAAATTGGCGCTGGCGTACGTCAACGCCGCGACGAGTCATGCCGGTGAAATTCTGCAAAAACAAGTATTCCCTGAAGACGTCATCAAGCCGATGAAGTCTTCTTTGCAACAAGCTTTACAACCACTTT
It contains:
- a CDS encoding sigma-70 family RNA polymerase sigma factor, whose product is MKRIKFEKYVSQYKDLVYTQAYYFTGNSADAQDIAQEALVKLWRHFGNLSKKSVKSWLTKVTRNLCIDYSRKRREMVMDQISQHAEGEHFQSQNPAEPSRPDDELELADLQSHLKSAIGKLPEKIRETIILREIQGFSYEEIADALNIPLNSVKVYLHRGRKLLAKFLKPIYED